From a region of the Mercurialis annua linkage group LG1-X, ddMerAnnu1.2, whole genome shotgun sequence genome:
- the LOC126664285 gene encoding UDP-rhamnose/UDP-galactose transporter 6-like isoform X1, with product MAPVATDTKATVDAAAWMFNVVTSVGIIIVNKALMATYHFTYATTLTGLHFATTTLLAFVLRWLGYIQPSHLPISELLKFVVFANFSIVGMNVSLMWNSVGFYQIAKLTMIPVSCLLEVLLDKIRYSRDTKLSISVVLLGVAVCTVTDVSVNTKGFIAAFIAVWSTSMQQYYVHYLQRKYSLSSFNLLGHTAPAQAASLLVLGPFLDYWLTNKKVYDYAYSITPVMFIILSCTIAVGTNLSQFICIGRFTAVSFQVLGHMKTILVLMLGFTFFGREGLNLHVVLGMIIAVVGMIWYGNASSKPGGKERRSISLPTQQTAKTTE from the exons ATGGCACCAGTAGCTACTGATACGAAAGCAACAGTGGATGCAGCTGCATGGATGTTCAATGTGGTTACTTCTGTTGGCATTATTATTGTCAATAAAGCCTTAATGGCCACTTATCATTTCACCTATG CTACGACACTAACTGGTTTACATTTTGCTACCACAACCTTGTTGGCTTTTGTTCTAAGGTGGCTGGGATACATCCAACCCTCTCATCTACCTATCTCAGAGCTTTTGAAATTTGTCGTGTTTGCAAACTTCTCAATTGTTGGAATGAATGTTAGTCTTATGTGGAACTCAGTGGGATTTTATCAG ATTGCAAAGTTGACTATGATCCCTGTGTCCTGCCTTTTGGAAGTGTTGTTGGACAAGATTCGGTACTCTCGAGACACAAAGCTAAGCATATCAGTTGTTCTCTTGGGTGTTGCTGTTTGCACTGTCACAGATGTAAGCGTTAACACCAAAGGTTTCATTGCTGCTTTCATTGCCGTTTGGAGCACTTCTATGCAACAGTAT TATGTGCATTACCTTCAAAGGAAATATTCACTTAGTTCTTTCAATCTACTCGGCCATACTGCTCCAGCCCAAGCTGCATCACTGCTGGTTTTAGGTCCCTTTTTGGATTACTGGTTGACAAACAAAAAAGTCTACGATTATGCTTATAGTATAACCCCTGTG ATGTTCATTATTTTATCATGCACCATTGCTGTCGGGACCAACCTTAGCCAGTTCATCTGCATAGGCAGGTTCACAGCCGTGTCGTTTCAGGTCCTCGGTCATATGAAGACAATCCTCGTATTGATGCTTGGTTTTACCTTCTTTGGGAGAGAAGGCCTCAATCTACACGTAGTTCTGGGAATGATAATAGCTGTAGTTGGAATGATTTGGTA